The Chloroflexota bacterium genome contains the following window.
AGTGGTCGGTGCGACCGGTGCAGTCTCCATCTGTTCATCAGCGCTGTCACAGGCCGCCGCGACCACAAGCGCAGCCGCCGTTGCAAACAGCAGCAACAACCAGACGCTCGTCTGTCTCAAGAGTCTCACCAGGCCCATTCGGAGGCCGAGGCGGCGGATTGAAGCTTGCGGCGCACCGTTTCAGGCAACACCGCCAGCTTGCATCTCAAAGGAAAGGCTCCTGACTTCGCCGGTGTGGTGGACCCAGTCGGACTCGAACCGACGACCTCCTCAATGCCATTGAGGCGCTCTTCCAACTGAGCTATGGGCCCCGGGGCCGACATTATGCCCCGCTGCCGGGCGATGCGTCGGGATTTGGCAAATCGGGCGGCGGGTTCACTCTCCTAGGAATTGAGACACTTGCGCAACCCTCCGTCATTCCCGCGAAGCACGTCCCCGCGCAGGCGGGGAGCGGGAATTTACCTTCACTGAACCTGGGGCGCGCGCCGGACGCTAGGCGTCGGGCGGGTCTGAGACCCGCCCCTACCCGACTCTGGAAAGGCCTCCTCGATGGGCGAGTCCGTCTCCCTCTCCCGTCGGGAGAGGGTCGGGGTGAGGGGTCGGGTGAGAAGCGCATTGCGCCTCACACACCGACGAAAGCAAACTCACCCACTACCGCAACCCGAACGCGTCCAGGGCGGCGTCGTAGGCCGCGCGGGTGTTCAGGTTGAGCAGGACGTGTGGGTAAGCGGTGGGCGCGTCCCGCAGGCGGGCGGCGTGACGGCGGACCACGGCGCGGGGGCCTTCGGTGGAGTCGTCCACGGCGGCCAGCTCGTCGCGCAGGTCGCCGGGGAAAATGACTGGATGCCCGTGCCGGCCCTCGTGAACAGGCCGCACGATGTCGCCGGACGCGGCGCGCCAGCCGGCGACCAGGTCGGCGAGCGCGAGCGAATGCAGCGGCTGGTCGACGCTGACTAGCAGGATGCCGTCGCAGTCCGGCGGCAGGGCGCGCGCCGCGCAGGCCACGGACGTTGCCCGGCCTTGCGCGTAGTCCGGGTTGTGCAGCGTCCGCGCGGGCAGGCCGTCCAGCGCCGCTCGCACGTCCTCGGCGCGATGGCCGGTGACGACGAGCACCTCAGCGACCTCATCGAGCGCCGCGAGCGTCCGCACCTGGTGCGCCACCAGCGTGACGTCGCCCCACCGGATCAGCGGCTTGGGCGAGCCGAAGCGCTCCGAGCGCCCGGCGGCCAGCACCACCGCGCAGAGCCTTGGGAGACCCTCGCGTAATCCCTCCCGTGGAGCCTGGAGCGCAGGTCCGGCCCCCTCTCCCCTGGAGGGAGAGGGTTGGGGTGAGGGGGATCCGAGGCTCGGACGTGGGGTGTCGACCACTTATGCAAGGGTCTCCTGGGCGCGGGCGGAGTGCCTATGGGTGGGCGTCGGCGGAGCCGCCGCGGCGCAGGTTGTTCACCTCGGCGCACGAGACCGCGGTGGGGAAGATTTTGCCCGGGTTGAACAGGTTGCGCGGATTGAAGACCTGCCGCAGGCACTGCATGCGCTCCAGGTCGGCGTCGCTGTACACGAGCCCCATGTTGCGGTGCTTCTCCATCCCGATGCCGTGCTCGCCGCTCAGCATGCCGCCTGCGTCGGCGCACACTTTCAGCACGGACGTGCCGCACTCGATCACGCGGTCCAGGGCGCCGTTTTCGCGGTCGTCGAACAGCAGCAGCGGGTGCAGATTCCCGTCGCCGGCGTGAAACACGTTGGCGATGGTGATCTTGAAGAAATCGCTCACGGCCGCGATCTGCGCCAGCACGTCGGTAATGGTCGTGCGCGGAATCACGCCGTCCTGCACGTAGTAGTTCGGCGAGATTCGTCCCATGGCCCCGAACGCGCTCTTGCGCCCCAGCCAGAGCAGCGCGCGCTCGCGCGCGTCGGCGGCCACGCGCACCTCGTGCGCGCCGTGCTCGGCGAACACGCCGCGGATCGCCGCTTCCTGCGGCTCCAGCTCGGCGGCCACGCCTTCCAGCTCGATCAGCAGCACGGCGGCCTTGTCGATGGGCAGGTTTGCCGCCGGCACGTACTGGGCGATGGCCTCCAGCGATATCTGGTCCATCATCTCCATGGCCGCCGGCACGATGCCCGCGGCGATGATCCCGGAAACCGCGGCGCTGGACTGGGCGACCTCGTCGAAGGACGCCAGCATGGTGCGCACCTGGTCCGGCGTGCGAACCAGGCGCACGACGGCCTTGGTGGCGACGCCCAGCGTGCCCTCGCTGCCGCAGAAGAGCCCCGCCAGGTCGTAGCCGGGATGATCCAGCGCCCCGCCGCCGGCCGTGACGATTCGCCCATCGAGGGTCACGAACTCGACCCCCAGCACGTGGTTGGTGGTCACGCCATGGAGCAGCGTGTGCGGGCCGCCGGCGTTGGTGGCGATGTTGCCGCCGATGGTGCAGGCCGCCTGGCTCGACGGATCAGGCGCGTAGTGAAACCCGTAGCCCGAGGTGTGCGCGCTCAGGTCCGCGTTCACCACGCCGGCCTCCACCACCGCGCGCATGTTGCGGTAGTCCACCTCGAGAATGCGGTTCATGCGCGAGGTGCTCACCACGATTCCGCCGCACGCGGCGATCGCCCCGCCGCTCAGCCCGGTGCCCGCCCCGCGGCCAATGATGGGCACGCCAAGCTCGTGGGCGATGCGCACCACCGCCTGAACATCGGCCGTGTCCCGCGGGAAGACGACCGCGTCGGGCAGCGCGTGCTCCACCGAGCCGTCGTAGG
Protein-coding sequences here:
- a CDS encoding nucleotidyltransferase family protein, whose product is MVLAAGRSERFGSPKPLIRWGDVTLVAHQVRTLAALDEVAEVLVVTGHRAEDVRAALDGLPARTLHNPDYAQGRATSVACAARALPPDCDGILLVSVDQPLHSLALADLVAGWRAASGDIVRPVHEGRHGHPVIFPGDLRDELAAVDDSTEGPRAVVRRHAARLRDAPTAYPHVLLNLNTRAAYDAALDAFGLR
- a CDS encoding FAD-binding protein; amino-acid sequence: MATATSTFSVGRIALAGALRRALGDDWVMSEPDEVAIYAYDGSVEHALPDAVVFPRDTADVQAVVRIAHELGVPIIGRGAGTGLSGGAIAACGGIVVSTSRMNRILEVDYRNMRAVVEAGVVNADLSAHTSGYGFHYAPDPSSQAACTIGGNIATNAGGPHTLLHGVTTNHVLGVEFVTLDGRIVTAGGGALDHPGYDLAGLFCGSEGTLGVATKAVVRLVRTPDQVRTMLASFDEVAQSSAAVSGIIAAGIVPAAMEMMDQISLEAIAQYVPAANLPIDKAAVLLIELEGVAAELEPQEAAIRGVFAEHGAHEVRVAADARERALLWLGRKSAFGAMGRISPNYYVQDGVIPRTTITDVLAQIAAVSDFFKITIANVFHAGDGNLHPLLLFDDRENGALDRVIECGTSVLKVCADAGGMLSGEHGIGMEKHRNMGLVYSDADLERMQCLRQVFNPRNLFNPGKIFPTAVSCAEVNNLRRGGSADAHP